A region from the Maniola jurtina chromosome 20, ilManJurt1.1, whole genome shotgun sequence genome encodes:
- the LOC123875387 gene encoding uncharacterized protein LOC123875387 isoform X2, with protein sequence MSGKPYTMKEMKAIVDYLTEHRAYSETKGRKMWMDLASSKVTNRTWQSLKETFLKRIRPDIHNPYYKLTKTQIYSFQQGQDIEKKLNNRLQIRSTSKDSSDDFKEKDTETAGNSNDKNEDNIAGEDPKLSNIRASTETLVLENCYETAEEIRKDLQSPAGVEAPQPKKSMRDLLTFSEPLPSMLQSVIDDFVSEDEEEPKMQIVEAEHEETIDRNAADEKEVEKNVTIEISDSDGNDLREETKQTKTTDVDLPSSSDKNEHAITTSKTKEAEITNEKLHTLSNETKNITNEKSSSWLKNAEGDNTKRSSDITQNNSSIPDTLLPGNQEAFEEKQKKVPEKRNLRSNKNANLENVRKRASSYEFETKTKKRILSKLKSISDSERSVPSNGNVFEKSKFSTLIQTLPEKCDKTSSNVNNEKCENTYVPEETVKNLQDTVMKSSPEIENPCLKNVSLYAEQFTTEKYIDSDTSNNEDDKTEEIGRNETHENIENKNKKENENINDKESENKIDKTGYENKKGDDANDKNSDKIGDTVGKNKKIVDKNKRLEDKNKKRIESNKKADDKIENTGFKSKKIIVITEQANDNITNIENNNKEKIDKNKTHDKNDKPSSKAGQTLVKDNDNMEDDVVILRSHSESVTESGNEVKRDQDRLVRQQRDRTLANMFGFASGGTSRRQRRGTERRKRTISHSHKHNYGNGTSASSDWTSDSGSEYVSSPPRQFGRKGRHTRKYLKPKSAPILSLEEEGGLFVVYNNRIYPVVKDGKNVKNYVCLAPEDDFDQEESFWKLKYVEEKKKCAELTKLINQMKAKEQQGEHSRVPPVQPTSAQSSNALAVQESALQPELTKNVPETSLMLKVQPHPDTEEKTVKFKFTKNNEEVQLEGHWRQLSTLLAHVPQLFQKETDPVMASSVSSKTGSVAPEPIMESDRSTPSEVVEKVNQREREIAQEIERYHKEEAADIEKPPQIQNITKRKGRPRKTSPAVPPSPAKIAKLDVTEQGNTTEKTSVGENISTITTRTKRTPRKLISETVEVNQNTIISTRRTTPRKSLEKIANPEDPDADIRYKFPTQPPTTRKSYTKSKKNAAPKNPGQSNTKSTTKLLSPPVDSSQGYQDSDISPCISKRRRKTTLSFATHRKRYTKRSRQRNDSMMTSDSSNSFQSSRIKTMTFQNSTLTSEIYKSESYRLLMNKNSKPARNTSKLSKILEASPAPRDFDVNMEACDEIAINGNSDLNDKSKCLQINTDDNSSNMSLPTSPVLSIVENISISKEFLSGMDVDLSDEKQEDENGEQITLNHLMTPDAGIAMPLLNQECGLEKSRQEGQAYHYNMSISKTNAAISESLLNKINTVNLRDPSLSETLNVKLKDLLLESAKKRHNVNDGTKDAEVNDKPGHKKNNSKKRSSTPRKRQSKRKQTLTNSEPRIIEEHVESCSRVGRQSCPPVIMISEHDDGEIVTPTETESDQTLTLKPTKGRKKKDIIKIKITKPKPQSQKRQNNETNFSDSGIKDTSSEMQLLQASDDSVDLIHNHSDTCLTAHECMRDSLIVLDDSADSNNALDSNTTSTSDRVASHRTVGNISDYQELFSSDAQDGTDVVREYDFVEPRQVNSAATTPYLTPIGTQSTPNSIMTDDLSDEIPEEPIRNTGWYLLTEDEASNTNYFFNINKNSEATSYGAKLEQLFPVTCAVPDLSTITEMSRENADSKKFSDDTSTRDGLNSPNIFK encoded by the exons ATGTCGGG GAAACCATATACTATGAAGGAGATGAAAGCTATAGTGGACTACTTGACTGAACACAGAGCATACAGTGAAACTAAAGGAAGAAAGATGTGGATGGACTTAGCCAGTTctaaa gtTACAAACAGAACATGGCAGAGTTTAAAGGAGACATTTTTAAAACGCATAAGGCCGGATATCCACAATCCCTATTACAAGTTGACTAAAACCCAGATATATAGTTTCCAACAAGG acAAGACATAGAGAAGAAACTAAACAACAGACTGCAAATACGTTCAACTAGTAAAGATTCTTCAGATG ATTTCAAAGAAAAAGATACAGAGACTGCTGGGAATAGTAATGACAAAAATGAAGATAACATTGCAGGTGAGGACCCTAAACTGTCAAATATCAGAGCATCCACAGAAACACTTGTCCTAGAAAACTGTTATGAAACTGCTGAAGAAATAAGAAAAGACCTACAATCACCAGCTGGAGTTGAAGCACCGCAACCAAAGAAATCCATGAGGGATCTCCTAACCTTTTCAGAACCCCTGCCATCCATGTTGCAGAGTGTTATTGATGATTTTGTGTCAGAAGACGAAGAGGAACCTAAAATGCAAATAGTTGAAGCAGAACATGAAGAGACAATTGACAGAAACGCAGCTGACGAAAAAGAAGTAGAAAAAAACGTTACAATCGAGATTTCTGATTCAGATGGCAATGACTTACGAGAGGAGACGAAACAAACTAAAACTACTGATGTTGATCTACCATCATCATctgataaaaatgaacatgCAATAACAACATCCAAAACTAAAGAAGCAGAAATTACAAATGAAAAATTGCATACTTTATCAAATgaaactaaaaatataacaaatgaaAAAAGTAGCTCCTGGCTGAAAAATGCTGAAGGCGATAACACTAAAAGGTCATCTGATATAACCCAGAATAATTCCAGCATTCCAGATACTCTTTTACCTGGAAATCAGGAAGCCTTtgaagaaaaacagaaaaaagtaCCAGAAAAGCGTAATCTGCGTTCAAACAAAAATGCAAATCTAGAAAATGTTCGAAAAAGAGCTAGTTCTTACGAATTtgaaacaaaaactaaaaaaagaaTCTTGTCTAAACTGAAATCTATATCTGATTCCGAAAGATCTGTCCCAAGTAATGGAAATGTTTTTGAGAAGTCTAAGTTTTCTACTCTTATACAAACTCTACCAGAAAAATGTGATAAAACCTCTTCAAatgtaaataatgaaaaatgtgAAAATACTTATGTACCAGAAGAAACTGTTAAGAACTTACAAGATACTGTTATGAAAAGTTCTCCTGAAATCGAAAATCCCTGTTTGAAGAATGTAAGCTTATATGCTGAACAATTTACAACAGAGAAATACATTGATTCTGATACAAGCAATAATGAAGATGACAAAACTGAAGAGATAGGGAGAAATGAGACACATGAgaatatagaaaacaaaaataagaaagaaaatGAGAACATAAATGACAAGGAGAGCGAAAATAAAATTGACAAGACAGGTTATGAAAATAAGAAGGGAGATGACGCAAATGACAAAAATAGTGATAAAATTGGTGACACAGTTGGTAAAAATAAGAAGATCgtcgataaaaataaaagattggAAGACAAAAATAAGAAAAGAATTGAAAGCAATAAGAAAGCAGatgataaaattgaaaacacggGTTTCAAATCTAAGAAGATAATCGTTATTACTGAGCAGGCAAACGATAATATTACTAACATAGAAAATAACAACAAGGAAAAAATTGATAAGAATAAGACACatgataaaaatgataaaccaAGTTCTAAAGCTGGTCAAACATTAGTTAAGGATAATGACAATATGGAAGATGATGTTGTTATCTTAAGATCGCATTCCGAATCTGTCACCGAGAGTGGCAATGAAGTGAAAAGAGATCAGGACCGATTGGTTAGGCAACAAAGAGACAGAACACTAGCTAATATGTTTGGATTTGCAAGCG GTGGAACAAGTCGAAGGCAGAGAAGAGGTACAGAGCGTCGCAAACGTACCATATCACACTCGCATAAGCA cAATTATGGCAATGGGACCTCCGCATCGAGCGACTGGACGTCGGACTCGGGGTCTGAGTATGTGTCGTCGCCACCGCGCCAGTTCGGCAGAAAGGGACGGCACACTAGGAAATACTT GAAGCCTAAATCAGCTCCAATATTATCACTTGAAGAGGAAGGTGGTCTGTTTGTGGTGTATAATAATAGAATATACCCTGTGGTTAAGGATgggaaaaatgttaaaaactatGTCTGTCTTGCGCCCGAAG ACGACTTTGATCAAGAAGAGTCCTTTTGGAAGCTGAAATATGTAGAGGAAAAGAAAAAATGTGCTGAATTGAcgaa GTTGATAAACCAGATGAAGGCAAAAGAGCAGCAAGGAGAGCATAGTCGAGTTCCGCCAGTGCAGCCAACATCAGCGCA GAGCAGTAATGCACTTGCAGTGCAAGAGTCAGCACTACAACCtgaattaacaaaaaatgttcCAG aaaCTTCACTGATGCTAAAAGTTCAACCTCATCCAGATACAGAGGAGAAGActgttaaatttaaatttactaaaaataatgAG GAGGTGCAACTAGAAGGCCACTGGCGCCAACTCAGCACGCTCCTGGCGCACGTGCCTCAACTGTTTCAAAAGGAAACAGATCCTGTAATGGCTAGCAGTGTGAGCTCCAAAACTGGCTCAGTGGCGCCCGAGCCTATAATGGAAAGTGACAGATCTACTCCTAGTGAAg TGGTAGAAAAAGTGAaccagagagagagagaaattgCGCAAGAAATCGAGCGGTATCACAAAGAAGAAGCGGCTGATATCGAAAAACCTCCACAGATACAGAATATTACTAAACG CAAAGGCAGACCGAGAAAAACTTCTCCAGCCGTGCCTCCCAGCCCAGCAAAAATCGCTAAACTCGATGTTACTGAGCAAGGAAACACCACAGAAAAGACATCAGTTGGGGAAAATATTTCTACAATCACTACCCGCACAAAAAGAACGCCGAGAAAGTTGATTTCAG AAACAGTTGAAGTGAaccaaaatacaataataagtaCAAGGAGGACCACGCCGAGGAAATCCCTCGAAAAGATAGCGAACCCTGAAGATCCGGATGCCGATATCCGATACAAATTCCCCACCCAGCCGCCCACCACCCGCAAATCATATACTAAGTCAAAAAAAAACGCAGCGCCAAAAAATCCAGGACAAAGCAATACTAAAAG CACTACGAAGCTGTTGTCGCCACCTGTGGATAGTTCGCAGGGATACCAAGACTCCGACATTAGTCCCTGCATATCTAAAAGAAGAAGGAAAACAACCTTGTCATTTGCGACCCATAGAAAGCGTTATACAAAGCGTTCTCGTCAAAGAAACGACAGTATGATGACCAGTGATTCCAGCAACTCATTCCAGAGCTCTCGTATAAAAACAATGACTTTCCAGAATTCAACCTTAACGTCTGAGATATACAAATCGGAATCTTATAGATTGctaatgaataaaaattctAAACCTGCTAGAAATACCTCAAAATTGAGCAAAATTTTAGAGGCTAGTCCTGCTCCACGAGATTTTGACGTAAATATGGAGGCTTGCGATGAAATTGCTATAAATGGCAACAGTGATTTAAATGATAAATCAAAATGTCTTCAAATTAACACTGATGATAATTCGAGCAACATGTCTCTTCCCACATCTCCAGTTTTGTCTATAGTTGAAAACATATCAATCAGTAAGGAGTTTTTAAGTGGTATGGATGTAGATCTTAGTGATGAAAAACAAGAGGATGAGAACGGTGAACAAATAACGTTGAACCATCTAATGACACCAGATGCTGGCATAGCCATGCCTTTATTGAACCAGGAGTGTGGCCTTGAGAAAAGTCGGCAGGAGGGACAAGCATACCATTACAACATGAGCATTTCCAAAACTAATGCTGCAATATCTGAGTCAttactgaataaaataaatacagttaaCCTACGAGATCCATCTCTCTCTGAAACATTAAATGTTAAACTCAAAGATTTACTTTTGGAAAGCGCTAAGAAAAGACATAATGTTAATGATGGCACAAAAGATGCAGAAGTTAATGATAAACCTGGCCATAAGAAGAATAACTCTAAGAAACGCAGTTCCACGCCTCGTAAACGTCAAAGTAAACGCAAACAAACACTAACGAATTCCGAGCCTCGAATTATTGAAGAACATGTAGAATCTTGCTCCCGTGTTGGCCGACAGTCCTGTCCACCTGTTATAATGATTTCTGAACACGACGATGGTGAAATAGTCACACCCACCGAAACAGAATCCGATCAAACTCTTACGTTAAAACCTACAAAAGGAAGGAAAAAGAAGGacataatcaaaataaaaattaccaaACCAAAGCCTCAGAGCCAAAAAAGACAAAATAACGAGACTAATTTCTCCGATAGCGGCATCAAAGACACATCCTCTGAAATGCAATTATTACAGGCATCAGATGATAGTGTGGATCTCATTCACAATCATTCTGATACATGTCTTACCGCACATGAATGTATGAGAGACAGTCTTATAGTGTTAGACGATTCAGCTGATTCAAATAATGCGCTGGACTCAAATACTACGAGTACGTCGGATAGAGTTGCAAGTCATCGCACTGTAGGAAACATATCCGATTATCAGGAGTTATTCAGCAGTGATGCTCAAGATGGCACTGATGTAGTAAGAG
- the LOC123875403 gene encoding WD repeat-containing protein 91 produces MAHIQLVDELVREYLLFRGFTTTVKAFDNDLKSDKDKGFRVDKIVEQIVHYINVSDLNGLKEYWSHLDSLVFSKLEIHVQPAVRKIEYSLYKLYLVTAAQSAGGVRNEKVAEFLSKMLPELQGQSEWRDWFMLPYVQKPDENPSFSLYFTRAWQDSVLVSLHNLLATVFQCMPQPTLTSYESDAALVKRLQDEITTLKGKPQLTTEKTSPICHQSRLAQYSERLSGPLPLVDDFSAIPSEQFEGGVREARGLRGLLRQMGGSPVMGRKTGRSQSQN; encoded by the exons atggcCCACATACAACTCGTAGATGAATTAGTGCGAGAGTATTTGCTTTTTAGAGGTTTTACCACCACAGTAAAAGCGTTCGATAATGATCTGAAATCGGATAAGGACAAAGGGTTTAGAGTGGACAAAATCGTGGAACAAATCGTGCACTATATAAACGTATCCGACCTGAATGGACTCAAAGAATACTGGTCACATCTTGATagtttagtattttctaaattagAAATTCATGTACAACctg CTGTACGCAAGATAGAATACAGCCTGTACAAACTGTATCTTGTAACAGCAGCACAGAGTGCAGGTGGTGTTAGaaatgaaaaggtagcagagtTCCTTTCAAAGATGCTCCCAGAATTGCAGGGTCAGAGCGAATGGAGAGACTGGTTTA TGTTACCCTATGTACAAAAGCCTGATGAAAATCCATCATTCAGTCTGTACTTCACACGGGCCTGGCAGGACAGTGTGCTGGTCTCGCTCCACAACCTCTTAGCAACCGTGTTCCAATGTATGCCACAACCTACCCTCACCAGTTATGAAAGTGATGCAGCTTTAGTAAAACGACTGCAGGACGAAATAACTACACTTAAAGGCAAA CCCCAGCTAACCACAGAGAAGACATCACCAATTTGTCACCAATCACGTCTTGCTCAGTACTCGGAAAGGCTCAGTGGGCCCCTACCACTGGTTGACGATTTTTCTGCAATACCATCAGAACAGTTTGAAGGAGGTGTTAGAGAAGCCCGTGGACTGAGGGGATTATTGAGACAAATGGGTGGTAGCCCTGTTATGGGCAGAAAAACTGGAAGATCTCAAAGTCAaaactaa
- the LOC123875387 gene encoding uncharacterized protein LOC123875387 isoform X1: protein MSGKPYTMKEMKAIVDYLTEHRAYSETKGRKMWMDLASSKVTNRTWQSLKETFLKRIRPDIHNPYYKLTKTQIYSFQQGQDIEKKLNNRLQIRSTSKDSSDDFKEKDTETAGNSNDKNEDNIAGEDPKLSNIRASTETLVLENCYETAEEIRKDLQSPAGVEAPQPKKSMRDLLTFSEPLPSMLQSVIDDFVSEDEEEPKMQIVEAEHEETIDRNAADEKEVEKNVTIEISDSDGNDLREETKQTKTTDVDLPSSSDKNEHAITTSKTKEAEITNEKLHTLSNETKNITNEKSSSWLKNAEGDNTKRSSDITQNNSSIPDTLLPGNQEAFEEKQKKVPEKRNLRSNKNANLENVRKRASSYEFETKTKKRILSKLKSISDSERSVPSNGNVFEKSKFSTLIQTLPEKCDKTSSNVNNEKCENTYVPEETVKNLQDTVMKSSPEIENPCLKNVSLYAEQFTTEKYIDSDTSNNEDDKTEEIGRNETHENIENKNKKENENINDKESENKIDKTGYENKKGDDANDKNSDKIGDTVGKNKKIVDKNKRLEDKNKKRIESNKKADDKIENTGFKSKKIIVITEQANDNITNIENNNKEKIDKNKTHDKNDKPSSKAGQTLVKDNDNMEDDVVILRSHSESVTESGNEVKRDQDRLVRQQRDRTLANMFGFASGGTSRRQRRGTERRKRTISHSHKHNYGNGTSASSDWTSDSGSEYVSSPPRQFGRKGRHTRKYLKPKSAPILSLEEEGGLFVVYNNRIYPVVKDGKNVKNYVCLAPEDDFDQEESFWKLKYVEEKKKCAELTKLINQMKAKEQQGEHSRVPPVQPTSAQSSNALAVQESALQPELTKNVPETSLMLKVQPHPDTEEKTVKFKFTKNNEEVQLEGHWRQLSTLLAHVPQLFQKETDPVMASSVSSKTGSVAPEPIMESDRSTPSEEVVEKVNQREREIAQEIERYHKEEAADIEKPPQIQNITKRKGRPRKTSPAVPPSPAKIAKLDVTEQGNTTEKTSVGENISTITTRTKRTPRKLISETVEVNQNTIISTRRTTPRKSLEKIANPEDPDADIRYKFPTQPPTTRKSYTKSKKNAAPKNPGQSNTKSTTKLLSPPVDSSQGYQDSDISPCISKRRRKTTLSFATHRKRYTKRSRQRNDSMMTSDSSNSFQSSRIKTMTFQNSTLTSEIYKSESYRLLMNKNSKPARNTSKLSKILEASPAPRDFDVNMEACDEIAINGNSDLNDKSKCLQINTDDNSSNMSLPTSPVLSIVENISISKEFLSGMDVDLSDEKQEDENGEQITLNHLMTPDAGIAMPLLNQECGLEKSRQEGQAYHYNMSISKTNAAISESLLNKINTVNLRDPSLSETLNVKLKDLLLESAKKRHNVNDGTKDAEVNDKPGHKKNNSKKRSSTPRKRQSKRKQTLTNSEPRIIEEHVESCSRVGRQSCPPVIMISEHDDGEIVTPTETESDQTLTLKPTKGRKKKDIIKIKITKPKPQSQKRQNNETNFSDSGIKDTSSEMQLLQASDDSVDLIHNHSDTCLTAHECMRDSLIVLDDSADSNNALDSNTTSTSDRVASHRTVGNISDYQELFSSDAQDGTDVVREYDFVEPRQVNSAATTPYLTPIGTQSTPNSIMTDDLSDEIPEEPIRNTGWYLLTEDEASNTNYFFNINKNSEATSYGAKLEQLFPVTCAVPDLSTITEMSRENADSKKFSDDTSTRDGLNSPNIFK from the exons ATGTCGGG GAAACCATATACTATGAAGGAGATGAAAGCTATAGTGGACTACTTGACTGAACACAGAGCATACAGTGAAACTAAAGGAAGAAAGATGTGGATGGACTTAGCCAGTTctaaa gtTACAAACAGAACATGGCAGAGTTTAAAGGAGACATTTTTAAAACGCATAAGGCCGGATATCCACAATCCCTATTACAAGTTGACTAAAACCCAGATATATAGTTTCCAACAAGG acAAGACATAGAGAAGAAACTAAACAACAGACTGCAAATACGTTCAACTAGTAAAGATTCTTCAGATG ATTTCAAAGAAAAAGATACAGAGACTGCTGGGAATAGTAATGACAAAAATGAAGATAACATTGCAGGTGAGGACCCTAAACTGTCAAATATCAGAGCATCCACAGAAACACTTGTCCTAGAAAACTGTTATGAAACTGCTGAAGAAATAAGAAAAGACCTACAATCACCAGCTGGAGTTGAAGCACCGCAACCAAAGAAATCCATGAGGGATCTCCTAACCTTTTCAGAACCCCTGCCATCCATGTTGCAGAGTGTTATTGATGATTTTGTGTCAGAAGACGAAGAGGAACCTAAAATGCAAATAGTTGAAGCAGAACATGAAGAGACAATTGACAGAAACGCAGCTGACGAAAAAGAAGTAGAAAAAAACGTTACAATCGAGATTTCTGATTCAGATGGCAATGACTTACGAGAGGAGACGAAACAAACTAAAACTACTGATGTTGATCTACCATCATCATctgataaaaatgaacatgCAATAACAACATCCAAAACTAAAGAAGCAGAAATTACAAATGAAAAATTGCATACTTTATCAAATgaaactaaaaatataacaaatgaaAAAAGTAGCTCCTGGCTGAAAAATGCTGAAGGCGATAACACTAAAAGGTCATCTGATATAACCCAGAATAATTCCAGCATTCCAGATACTCTTTTACCTGGAAATCAGGAAGCCTTtgaagaaaaacagaaaaaagtaCCAGAAAAGCGTAATCTGCGTTCAAACAAAAATGCAAATCTAGAAAATGTTCGAAAAAGAGCTAGTTCTTACGAATTtgaaacaaaaactaaaaaaagaaTCTTGTCTAAACTGAAATCTATATCTGATTCCGAAAGATCTGTCCCAAGTAATGGAAATGTTTTTGAGAAGTCTAAGTTTTCTACTCTTATACAAACTCTACCAGAAAAATGTGATAAAACCTCTTCAAatgtaaataatgaaaaatgtgAAAATACTTATGTACCAGAAGAAACTGTTAAGAACTTACAAGATACTGTTATGAAAAGTTCTCCTGAAATCGAAAATCCCTGTTTGAAGAATGTAAGCTTATATGCTGAACAATTTACAACAGAGAAATACATTGATTCTGATACAAGCAATAATGAAGATGACAAAACTGAAGAGATAGGGAGAAATGAGACACATGAgaatatagaaaacaaaaataagaaagaaaatGAGAACATAAATGACAAGGAGAGCGAAAATAAAATTGACAAGACAGGTTATGAAAATAAGAAGGGAGATGACGCAAATGACAAAAATAGTGATAAAATTGGTGACACAGTTGGTAAAAATAAGAAGATCgtcgataaaaataaaagattggAAGACAAAAATAAGAAAAGAATTGAAAGCAATAAGAAAGCAGatgataaaattgaaaacacggGTTTCAAATCTAAGAAGATAATCGTTATTACTGAGCAGGCAAACGATAATATTACTAACATAGAAAATAACAACAAGGAAAAAATTGATAAGAATAAGACACatgataaaaatgataaaccaAGTTCTAAAGCTGGTCAAACATTAGTTAAGGATAATGACAATATGGAAGATGATGTTGTTATCTTAAGATCGCATTCCGAATCTGTCACCGAGAGTGGCAATGAAGTGAAAAGAGATCAGGACCGATTGGTTAGGCAACAAAGAGACAGAACACTAGCTAATATGTTTGGATTTGCAAGCG GTGGAACAAGTCGAAGGCAGAGAAGAGGTACAGAGCGTCGCAAACGTACCATATCACACTCGCATAAGCA cAATTATGGCAATGGGACCTCCGCATCGAGCGACTGGACGTCGGACTCGGGGTCTGAGTATGTGTCGTCGCCACCGCGCCAGTTCGGCAGAAAGGGACGGCACACTAGGAAATACTT GAAGCCTAAATCAGCTCCAATATTATCACTTGAAGAGGAAGGTGGTCTGTTTGTGGTGTATAATAATAGAATATACCCTGTGGTTAAGGATgggaaaaatgttaaaaactatGTCTGTCTTGCGCCCGAAG ACGACTTTGATCAAGAAGAGTCCTTTTGGAAGCTGAAATATGTAGAGGAAAAGAAAAAATGTGCTGAATTGAcgaa GTTGATAAACCAGATGAAGGCAAAAGAGCAGCAAGGAGAGCATAGTCGAGTTCCGCCAGTGCAGCCAACATCAGCGCA GAGCAGTAATGCACTTGCAGTGCAAGAGTCAGCACTACAACCtgaattaacaaaaaatgttcCAG aaaCTTCACTGATGCTAAAAGTTCAACCTCATCCAGATACAGAGGAGAAGActgttaaatttaaatttactaaaaataatgAG GAGGTGCAACTAGAAGGCCACTGGCGCCAACTCAGCACGCTCCTGGCGCACGTGCCTCAACTGTTTCAAAAGGAAACAGATCCTGTAATGGCTAGCAGTGTGAGCTCCAAAACTGGCTCAGTGGCGCCCGAGCCTATAATGGAAAGTGACAGATCTACTCCTAGTGAAg AAGTGGTAGAAAAAGTGAaccagagagagagagaaattgCGCAAGAAATCGAGCGGTATCACAAAGAAGAAGCGGCTGATATCGAAAAACCTCCACAGATACAGAATATTACTAAACG CAAAGGCAGACCGAGAAAAACTTCTCCAGCCGTGCCTCCCAGCCCAGCAAAAATCGCTAAACTCGATGTTACTGAGCAAGGAAACACCACAGAAAAGACATCAGTTGGGGAAAATATTTCTACAATCACTACCCGCACAAAAAGAACGCCGAGAAAGTTGATTTCAG AAACAGTTGAAGTGAaccaaaatacaataataagtaCAAGGAGGACCACGCCGAGGAAATCCCTCGAAAAGATAGCGAACCCTGAAGATCCGGATGCCGATATCCGATACAAATTCCCCACCCAGCCGCCCACCACCCGCAAATCATATACTAAGTCAAAAAAAAACGCAGCGCCAAAAAATCCAGGACAAAGCAATACTAAAAG CACTACGAAGCTGTTGTCGCCACCTGTGGATAGTTCGCAGGGATACCAAGACTCCGACATTAGTCCCTGCATATCTAAAAGAAGAAGGAAAACAACCTTGTCATTTGCGACCCATAGAAAGCGTTATACAAAGCGTTCTCGTCAAAGAAACGACAGTATGATGACCAGTGATTCCAGCAACTCATTCCAGAGCTCTCGTATAAAAACAATGACTTTCCAGAATTCAACCTTAACGTCTGAGATATACAAATCGGAATCTTATAGATTGctaatgaataaaaattctAAACCTGCTAGAAATACCTCAAAATTGAGCAAAATTTTAGAGGCTAGTCCTGCTCCACGAGATTTTGACGTAAATATGGAGGCTTGCGATGAAATTGCTATAAATGGCAACAGTGATTTAAATGATAAATCAAAATGTCTTCAAATTAACACTGATGATAATTCGAGCAACATGTCTCTTCCCACATCTCCAGTTTTGTCTATAGTTGAAAACATATCAATCAGTAAGGAGTTTTTAAGTGGTATGGATGTAGATCTTAGTGATGAAAAACAAGAGGATGAGAACGGTGAACAAATAACGTTGAACCATCTAATGACACCAGATGCTGGCATAGCCATGCCTTTATTGAACCAGGAGTGTGGCCTTGAGAAAAGTCGGCAGGAGGGACAAGCATACCATTACAACATGAGCATTTCCAAAACTAATGCTGCAATATCTGAGTCAttactgaataaaataaatacagttaaCCTACGAGATCCATCTCTCTCTGAAACATTAAATGTTAAACTCAAAGATTTACTTTTGGAAAGCGCTAAGAAAAGACATAATGTTAATGATGGCACAAAAGATGCAGAAGTTAATGATAAACCTGGCCATAAGAAGAATAACTCTAAGAAACGCAGTTCCACGCCTCGTAAACGTCAAAGTAAACGCAAACAAACACTAACGAATTCCGAGCCTCGAATTATTGAAGAACATGTAGAATCTTGCTCCCGTGTTGGCCGACAGTCCTGTCCACCTGTTATAATGATTTCTGAACACGACGATGGTGAAATAGTCACACCCACCGAAACAGAATCCGATCAAACTCTTACGTTAAAACCTACAAAAGGAAGGAAAAAGAAGGacataatcaaaataaaaattaccaaACCAAAGCCTCAGAGCCAAAAAAGACAAAATAACGAGACTAATTTCTCCGATAGCGGCATCAAAGACACATCCTCTGAAATGCAATTATTACAGGCATCAGATGATAGTGTGGATCTCATTCACAATCATTCTGATACATGTCTTACCGCACATGAATGTATGAGAGACAGTCTTATAGTGTTAGACGATTCAGCTGATTCAAATAATGCGCTGGACTCAAATACTACGAGTACGTCGGATAGAGTTGCAAGTCATCGCACTGTAGGAAACATATCCGATTATCAGGAGTTATTCAGCAGTGATGCTCAAGATGGCACTGATGTAGTAAGAG